The Flavobacterium johnsoniae UW101 genomic interval TTTTGCTTCCAATTCCTAATCCGCGCACTTTTGGTAAAAAATACATTTTTTGTAATTCACAAATTTTAGGATCTCCATTTTCTAAAGGAGCAATTCCTGCACAGCCCAAAATTTCACCTTCACTTTCTACTACAAAATAAACCGATTTTGGTTTGCTGTACTCTTCAAACATTAAATCTAAATATGGATCTTCATAAGCGGTACCTACTTTTGGAATTTCCATTTCATTAAAAACTGATCTTATTAATTTTGCAACTGATTGATTGTCTTCTTTTTCAATCTTTCTGATAACCCAATTTTTCATTTTATTTATTCACTTATATCTACAAAAATAAA includes:
- a CDS encoding GNAT family N-acetyltransferase codes for the protein MKNWVIRKIEKEDNQSVAKLIRSVFNEMEIPKVGTAYEDPYLDLMFEEYSKPKSVYFVVESEGEILGCAGIAPLENGDPKICELQKMYFLPKVRGLGIGSKMMDECLESARNFGFEKCYIETMPFMHAAQKLYRKSGFEYLDAPLGCTGHNSCPVWMLKKL